The proteins below come from a single Archangium lipolyticum genomic window:
- a CDS encoding transporter substrate-binding domain-containing protein, producing MHPCSAPNVFRRFARARLLLAGAMLALLAACAARPEAPPPSRETRVLRVGTSGDYPPFSTLKEGQASGFDAALMESYASERGLRLEWVRFRWPELVADLRAHRFDVATSGITVRPERSLTGRYTVPVARNGALLLLRRPDWAPPPVSGASEEPLALLRALDRPEFRLAVNRGGHLERVARAHFQQARILAIPDNAAVREAVASGQADAALSNTVEGPRWAEGLTGLELVGPFTRDVVALYVDPSQSELAADLDTWLLRQEESGALGELRARYLGPGATGPTATPVDALLSATSERLSLMPLVAVAKQREGQPIEVPAQEARVLEAARAEVQKAAAALGVPPPPDEALTAFFQAQMDAAKRLQLRAPTPADAPVHSLDEELRPALARISSRISALVPRVPGGLDRDDTRRKAREELASTGLEGEEIDRLADALVGLGANPSARQPGSLTP from the coding sequence ATGCACCCCTGCTCCGCTCCGAACGTGTTCCGCCGATTCGCGCGCGCCCGCCTCCTCCTCGCGGGCGCCATGCTGGCCCTGCTCGCCGCGTGCGCGGCCCGTCCCGAGGCGCCTCCTCCCTCGCGGGAGACCCGGGTCCTCCGCGTGGGGACGAGCGGCGACTACCCTCCCTTCAGCACGCTGAAGGAGGGACAGGCCTCCGGCTTCGACGCCGCCCTCATGGAGTCGTATGCGTCCGAGCGCGGACTCCGTCTCGAATGGGTGCGCTTCCGCTGGCCGGAGCTGGTGGCGGATCTGCGCGCCCACCGCTTCGACGTGGCGACCAGCGGCATCACCGTCCGGCCCGAGCGCTCGCTGACCGGGCGCTACACCGTCCCCGTGGCGCGCAATGGCGCCCTGCTGCTCCTGCGCCGCCCCGACTGGGCGCCTCCTCCCGTGAGTGGCGCCTCCGAGGAGCCGCTCGCGCTCCTGCGCGCACTCGACCGGCCCGAGTTCCGTCTGGCCGTGAACCGGGGCGGACACCTGGAGCGCGTGGCACGTGCGCACTTCCAACAGGCGCGCATCCTCGCCATCCCCGACAACGCGGCGGTGCGCGAGGCGGTGGCCTCCGGTCAGGCGGACGCGGCCCTCAGCAACACCGTCGAGGGTCCCCGCTGGGCCGAGGGCCTCACCGGCCTCGAGCTGGTCGGCCCATTCACCCGCGACGTGGTGGCGCTCTACGTGGACCCCTCGCAATCCGAGCTGGCCGCGGATCTGGACACGTGGCTCCTGCGGCAGGAGGAGAGCGGCGCGCTCGGGGAGCTGCGTGCGCGGTACCTGGGCCCCGGTGCCACCGGGCCCACCGCGACTCCGGTGGATGCGCTGCTCTCCGCCACCTCCGAGCGGCTGTCGCTGATGCCCCTGGTGGCCGTGGCCAAGCAGCGCGAGGGCCAGCCCATCGAGGTGCCCGCGCAGGAGGCCCGGGTGCTGGAAGCCGCACGGGCCGAGGTCCAGAAGGCCGCGGCCGCCCTGGGTGTTCCCCCGCCTCCGGACGAGGCGCTCACCGCGTTCTTCCAGGCGCAGATGGACGCGGCCAAACGGCTCCAGCTCCGCGCGCCCACCCCGGCCGATGCGCCCGTGCACTCGCTCGATGAGGAGCTGCGGCCCGCGCTCGCGCGGATCAGCTCGCGCATCAGTGCTCTCGTGCCCCGCGTCCCCGGAGGGCTGGACCGTGACGACACGCGGCGCAAGGCGCGCGAGGAGCTCGCCTCCACCGGCCTGGAGGGCGAGGAGATCGACCGCCTCGCCGATGCGCTGGTGGGGCTCGGTGCGAACCCGTCTGCCCGGCAGCCAGGCTCCCTCACCCCCTGA
- a CDS encoding C40 family peptidase has product MAAPVSSTRKAARSARSSMPTLQLGSRGEAVRELQTLLKGKGFNAGRVDGVFGPTTKAAVEAFQRARRITVDGIAGPQVWGQLEGSASMSPTLPLPPPGSSGTTAEAFVQKALAQAGDRYVFGVEARLDDPNPRQFDCSELVQWAAHQVGVSFPDGTMNQLPHIQRAGREISVDQALRTRGALLFRPGHVAISLGDGRTIEAMGSKYGVGIFSAHGRQWTHGGLIPGLKY; this is encoded by the coding sequence ATGGCTGCTCCTGTCTCCTCCACTCGCAAGGCGGCGCGGTCCGCCCGCTCCTCCATGCCCACCCTCCAGCTGGGCTCCCGCGGAGAAGCCGTGCGCGAACTCCAGACCCTGCTCAAAGGCAAGGGCTTCAACGCCGGCCGCGTGGACGGCGTCTTCGGCCCCACCACGAAAGCCGCCGTGGAGGCCTTTCAACGCGCTCGCAGGATCACCGTGGATGGCATCGCCGGTCCCCAGGTGTGGGGTCAGCTCGAGGGCTCTGCCTCCATGAGCCCGACGCTGCCTCTTCCTCCCCCGGGCTCCTCTGGCACCACCGCCGAGGCCTTCGTCCAGAAGGCCCTCGCCCAGGCCGGCGATCGCTACGTCTTCGGCGTCGAGGCCCGCCTGGATGATCCCAACCCCAGGCAATTCGACTGCTCCGAGCTCGTGCAGTGGGCCGCCCACCAGGTCGGCGTCTCCTTCCCCGATGGAACCATGAACCAGCTCCCGCATATCCAGCGCGCGGGTAGGGAGATCTCCGTCGATCAGGCCCTCCGCACTCGCGGCGCCCTGCTTTTTCGCCCAGGACATGTCGCCATCAGTCTCGGCGACGGCCGCACCATCGAGGCCATGGGCTCCAAGTACGGCGTCGGTATCTTCAGCGCCCACGGCCGCCAGTGGACCCACGGCGGTCTCATTCCTGGGTTGAAATACTGA
- a CDS encoding PilZ domain-containing protein, producing the protein MATEKADVTRARESILGYRMGPGLRAEAALEGEQPVARLVQLSPEDLTLSLSRPTVLRPGQTANVVLGMGGKVTSLRAQVTNVHVPGPEAPPELSLRFVAPPLDQGRHIVSVLEGMRDKGEVEMPRSRPIWRERITRADRICRIFEALTARRCRGRARASTGDVELVAALYDKYDGRVAWEVTGVLPPVPFTLELFGYSSVLHFQVEHATYEDGLWSVPLPKELVRYRHRWLRRAPAWGGCAVRFHHPLWPQVRVERELAELSYDGLSFCTNPGEDVMYPGLVLPEIEVGMPGREPVRLKAEVRSITGSAVARRCGMSVVPVTSEEAVRWRSLVEEQSHPNTRVTGEWNQGTWDLFERSGYFRLSGKSPADFERMQAEYREAHERLERNPRLGYRVVRPMPGGEAVEASLSWLKPYSGSWLGHQLARHQPGNERTRGTAREALRDIYLRGFEPAQMDPEVKWFLAYCEAHVRWVRFTAFDFAEWYQHTGKACMVPFRFMEADARREWELPEGFTLGAPTEEEKEAFFERVRETRPEAYREALDLVPERFELTELKRKWNEAGLKRERDVLVARKDGRALAVGVLETAHPGLNLFHVLDGLRIVPLVDEASAEGQEAMLALLAGAAEWYRQRGLDVFVHYVETEHTGYTERAKLADLGEGRIWILSAQLLPDFIEHLYEATTPRGDL; encoded by the coding sequence ATGGCGACGGAGAAGGCGGACGTCACGCGCGCCCGAGAGAGCATCCTGGGCTACCGCATGGGACCAGGGCTGCGGGCGGAGGCGGCGTTGGAGGGGGAGCAGCCGGTGGCGAGGCTGGTGCAGCTGTCGCCGGAGGACCTGACGTTGAGTCTGTCGAGGCCGACGGTGCTGAGGCCGGGGCAGACGGCGAACGTGGTGTTGGGGATGGGAGGGAAGGTGACGTCGTTGAGGGCGCAAGTGACGAACGTGCACGTGCCAGGGCCGGAGGCGCCGCCGGAGTTGAGCTTGCGCTTCGTGGCGCCGCCGCTGGACCAGGGCCGGCACATCGTGTCGGTGCTGGAGGGGATGAGGGACAAGGGCGAGGTGGAGATGCCCCGCTCGAGGCCCATCTGGCGGGAGCGGATCACGAGGGCGGATCGCATCTGCCGCATCTTCGAGGCGTTGACGGCGAGGCGGTGCCGGGGCAGGGCGCGCGCGAGCACGGGGGACGTGGAGCTGGTGGCGGCGCTGTATGACAAATACGACGGGCGGGTGGCGTGGGAGGTGACGGGGGTGTTGCCGCCGGTGCCCTTCACGCTGGAGCTGTTCGGCTACAGCTCGGTGCTGCACTTCCAGGTGGAGCACGCGACATACGAGGACGGGCTGTGGAGCGTGCCGTTGCCGAAGGAGCTGGTGCGCTACCGGCACCGGTGGCTGCGGAGGGCACCGGCGTGGGGCGGGTGCGCGGTGCGCTTCCATCATCCGTTGTGGCCGCAGGTGCGGGTGGAGCGGGAGCTGGCGGAGCTGTCGTACGACGGGCTGTCGTTCTGCACGAATCCGGGCGAGGACGTGATGTACCCGGGGCTGGTGCTGCCGGAGATCGAAGTGGGGATGCCGGGGCGGGAGCCGGTGCGGCTGAAGGCGGAGGTGCGCAGCATCACGGGCTCGGCGGTGGCGAGGCGCTGCGGGATGTCGGTGGTGCCGGTGACGTCGGAAGAGGCGGTGCGCTGGCGGAGCCTGGTGGAGGAGCAGAGCCACCCGAACACGCGGGTGACGGGGGAGTGGAACCAGGGGACGTGGGATTTGTTCGAGCGCTCGGGGTACTTCCGGCTGTCGGGGAAGAGCCCGGCGGACTTCGAGCGGATGCAGGCGGAGTACCGGGAGGCGCACGAGCGGCTGGAGAGGAATCCGCGGCTGGGCTACCGGGTGGTGAGGCCGATGCCCGGGGGCGAGGCGGTGGAGGCGAGCCTGTCGTGGCTGAAGCCGTACTCGGGGAGCTGGCTGGGGCACCAGCTGGCGAGACACCAGCCGGGGAACGAGCGGACGCGGGGGACGGCGCGCGAGGCGCTGCGGGACATCTATCTGAGGGGCTTCGAGCCGGCGCAGATGGATCCGGAGGTGAAGTGGTTCCTGGCGTACTGCGAGGCGCACGTGAGGTGGGTGCGCTTCACGGCGTTCGACTTCGCGGAGTGGTACCAGCACACGGGGAAGGCGTGCATGGTGCCGTTCCGGTTCATGGAGGCGGACGCGCGGCGGGAGTGGGAGCTGCCGGAGGGTTTCACGCTGGGGGCGCCGACGGAGGAGGAGAAGGAGGCCTTCTTCGAGCGGGTGAGGGAGACGAGGCCGGAGGCGTACCGGGAGGCGCTGGATCTGGTGCCGGAGCGGTTCGAGCTGACGGAGCTGAAGAGGAAGTGGAACGAGGCGGGGCTGAAGAGGGAGCGGGACGTGCTGGTGGCGCGCAAGGATGGGCGTGCACTGGCGGTGGGGGTGCTGGAGACGGCGCATCCGGGGCTGAACCTGTTCCACGTGCTGGACGGACTGCGGATCGTGCCGTTGGTGGACGAGGCCTCGGCGGAGGGGCAGGAGGCGATGCTGGCGTTGCTGGCGGGGGCGGCGGAGTGGTACCGGCAGCGGGGGCTGGACGTGTTCGTGCACTACGTGGAGACGGAGCACACGGGCTACACGGAGAGGGCGAAGCTGGCGGACTTGGGAGAAGGGAGGATCTGGATCCTCTCGGCGCAACTGTTGCCGGACTTCATCGAGCACCTGTACGAGGCGACGACGCCGAGGGGAGATCTCTAA
- a CDS encoding protein kinase domain-containing protein, with the protein MGNYEVLCRLSTGGMAEIFLASKRGLAGFHKPVVLKKILPDIQGQEEFVRMFLDEAKVTAAFNHPHIAQVFDLDVAQGELFLAMEFVPGATLLEVARACRVADEPMPIGFGLAAVRDTALALHYAHTFTDALGQPSPVIHRDVAEKNIMVTYEGVTKLLDFGIAKNLAGAHRTQVGMVKGTNGYMSPEQILGEPLDARSDLFSLGVVLHECLTGMRLFPGKVPSAVWNAVLNGPIAEPSRTNKAIPPELDAIVLKALARQREDRYASTLEFARELERAVNPLIWLPERSGELLRRLFAERREQTRQLLASGRAAMGGTGEVKLAQLFSDRETPSTPPPVPTAPLAPSPGVAAPRTRTPIAATPPPGAAAPPRASTAGRVPVISAPNFPVPAPGSDHTDVVPYPATKSLAPIAPPDEVTRIAAPPQPPAGMPPEETPGLNRPVLPAPRAPARTSGRQPPPPEPSRTTAPEPSPARPRSLSRTDAPPAVKEPVEPELKTAVMRPPRRASEQPITLDPGAASGGGPARPTRRPSLSHLDAVTQPVRALEPSLSHLDAVTQPVHSLGQPRSSAPEQPSPPVSRPPPAPPRQVELEDDEDAPEYPTVPALRLPTAAKPRPMGFEARRVESEDDEDAPEYPTVPALMSPLSAWPAPAEPGNEETEERTSPNREVSGPQEQETAAPSPSTREPPSSRRGVLVATLLLAILLGAGAALVALRLDGGLLSEAPPPPPAPKAAQASTGDSAPAPQSGMGDMPPADPAAQAAPSSATSETPDTPGVPTSTEVAAADAGQAEAENEAVPTDAPPPPDASATDGQAGAPEAAQAGSPEPEQPAKRGKVAAPSRRKKASADVENAPEQVTNANEAERAWEAMERERAGAAESSGETGSLTLTSDQYAKVYLGNRLLGETPLFRVALPSGKHTLRLVGPDGKSQKVPVEINPKELTSLRVSMGKPARE; encoded by the coding sequence ATGGGCAACTATGAGGTGCTCTGCCGCCTGTCCACCGGCGGGATGGCGGAGATCTTCCTCGCGTCCAAGCGCGGCCTGGCCGGCTTCCACAAGCCCGTGGTGCTCAAGAAGATCCTCCCGGACATCCAGGGCCAGGAGGAGTTCGTCCGGATGTTCCTGGACGAGGCCAAGGTCACCGCGGCCTTCAACCACCCCCACATCGCCCAGGTGTTCGATCTGGACGTGGCCCAGGGAGAGCTCTTCCTCGCCATGGAGTTCGTCCCCGGCGCCACGCTGCTGGAGGTGGCCCGCGCCTGCCGCGTCGCCGACGAGCCCATGCCCATCGGCTTCGGCCTGGCCGCCGTGCGCGACACCGCGCTCGCGCTGCACTACGCGCACACCTTCACGGACGCGCTCGGCCAGCCCTCGCCCGTCATCCACCGCGACGTGGCCGAGAAGAACATCATGGTGACGTACGAGGGCGTCACCAAGCTGCTGGACTTCGGCATCGCCAAGAACCTGGCCGGCGCCCACCGCACCCAGGTGGGCATGGTGAAGGGCACCAACGGGTACATGTCCCCGGAGCAGATCCTGGGCGAGCCGTTGGATGCGCGCAGTGACTTGTTCAGCCTGGGCGTGGTGCTGCACGAGTGCCTCACCGGCATGCGGCTCTTCCCCGGCAAGGTGCCCTCGGCGGTGTGGAACGCCGTGCTCAACGGCCCCATCGCCGAGCCCTCGCGCACCAACAAGGCCATCCCCCCCGAGCTGGATGCCATCGTGCTCAAGGCGCTCGCGCGCCAGCGCGAGGACCGGTACGCCAGCACGCTGGAGTTCGCCCGCGAGTTGGAGCGCGCCGTCAATCCGCTCATCTGGTTGCCCGAGCGCAGCGGCGAGCTGCTGCGGCGCCTCTTCGCCGAGCGCCGCGAGCAGACGCGCCAGCTGCTCGCCAGCGGGCGGGCCGCCATGGGGGGCACGGGCGAGGTGAAGCTCGCGCAGCTCTTCTCGGACAGGGAGACGCCCTCCACACCGCCTCCGGTGCCCACCGCGCCTTTGGCGCCCTCGCCCGGCGTCGCCGCCCCGAGGACCCGCACGCCCATCGCCGCGACGCCTCCGCCCGGTGCGGCCGCTCCCCCGCGCGCCTCCACCGCGGGGCGCGTCCCCGTCATCTCCGCGCCCAACTTCCCCGTGCCCGCGCCCGGGTCCGATCACACGGACGTCGTCCCCTACCCGGCCACGAAGTCCCTGGCGCCCATTGCCCCTCCGGACGAGGTCACCCGGATCGCCGCCCCGCCCCAGCCTCCGGCCGGGATGCCTCCCGAGGAGACGCCGGGCCTGAACCGGCCGGTGCTGCCCGCGCCCCGCGCGCCGGCGCGCACCTCGGGCCGCCAGCCCCCTCCACCGGAGCCCTCGCGGACCACGGCCCCCGAGCCGTCTCCCGCGCGCCCGCGCAGCCTGAGCCGCACCGACGCCCCTCCCGCGGTGAAGGAGCCGGTGGAGCCGGAGCTCAAGACGGCCGTCATGCGGCCGCCACGCCGCGCCAGCGAGCAGCCCATCACCCTGGACCCCGGGGCCGCCTCCGGAGGCGGCCCCGCGCGTCCGACCCGCCGGCCCTCGCTGTCGCACCTGGACGCCGTCACCCAGCCGGTTCGCGCCCTCGAGCCCTCGCTGTCGCACCTGGACGCCGTCACCCAGCCCGTTCATTCCCTCGGACAGCCCAGGTCCTCCGCGCCGGAGCAGCCCTCCCCGCCCGTCTCGCGCCCGCCACCGGCCCCTCCGCGCCAGGTGGAGCTCGAGGACGACGAGGACGCACCCGAGTACCCCACCGTCCCCGCCCTGAGGCTCCCCACGGCCGCGAAGCCGCGCCCGATGGGGTTCGAGGCACGCCGGGTGGAGTCCGAGGACGACGAGGACGCACCCGAGTACCCCACCGTCCCCGCCCTGATGTCACCCCTGTCCGCGTGGCCGGCTCCGGCCGAGCCCGGGAACGAGGAGACCGAGGAGCGCACCTCGCCCAACCGAGAGGTGAGCGGACCCCAGGAGCAGGAGACCGCCGCTCCGAGCCCGTCAACGCGAGAGCCCCCATCCTCACGCCGGGGTGTGCTCGTGGCCACGCTGCTGCTCGCGATCCTCCTGGGCGCGGGAGCGGCCCTGGTCGCACTGCGGCTGGACGGAGGGCTCTTGTCCGAGGCCCCTCCTCCGCCTCCCGCTCCGAAGGCCGCGCAAGCCAGCACCGGGGACTCCGCTCCAGCGCCCCAGAGTGGCATGGGCGACATGCCTCCGGCCGACCCGGCCGCGCAGGCGGCTCCTTCGAGCGCCACATCGGAGACCCCGGACACCCCCGGGGTGCCCACCTCCACGGAAGTGGCCGCCGCCGACGCGGGCCAGGCCGAGGCGGAGAACGAGGCCGTTCCCACCGATGCGCCCCCGCCCCCGGACGCGAGCGCGACGGACGGTCAGGCCGGTGCACCCGAGGCCGCCCAGGCCGGGTCTCCCGAGCCCGAGCAGCCGGCGAAGCGCGGCAAGGTGGCGGCGCCGTCCCGCCGCAAGAAAGCCTCCGCGGACGTGGAGAACGCTCCCGAGCAGGTGACGAACGCCAACGAGGCGGAGCGGGCGTGGGAGGCGATGGAGCGGGAGCGCGCGGGCGCGGCCGAATCGTCTGGTGAGACGGGCAGCCTCACGCTCACTTCCGATCAATACGCCAAGGTGTACCTGGGCAACCGCCTGCTGGGCGAGACGCCGCTCTTCCGCGTGGCCCTCCCCTCGGGCAAGCACACGCTGCGGCTGGTGGGTCCCGACGGGAAGTCGCAGAAGGTCCCGGTGGAGATCAATCCGAAGGAGCTCACCTCCCTCCGCGTCTCGATGGGGAAGCCCGCCCGGGAGTGA
- a CDS encoding head GIN domain-containing protein yields MLLRTLLLPVALLVSAPAFAQAPAADSPKGQIEVPDFRGVAVTHGIHAEVKPGPKSVRLEGRSEDLARVKLVVEDGVLTTQVDRGSLFSRGMKKVRLYVTNPRVESVSASGGAHVKAEATAASSFEVSASGGSEIEVTGLDTRKLDVAASGGCEVSLKGQTGEMRVEGSGGSVIKARKVQTESLDVSASGGTHVEASPERSLTGSLSGGSTLKAAHKPEKAQVNTSGGSEVDYE; encoded by the coding sequence ATGCTGCTCCGCACTCTGCTCCTCCCCGTCGCCCTCCTGGTGTCCGCGCCGGCCTTCGCGCAGGCCCCCGCCGCCGACTCGCCCAAGGGGCAGATCGAGGTTCCCGACTTCCGGGGCGTGGCGGTGACCCACGGCATCCACGCGGAGGTGAAGCCGGGTCCCAAGTCGGTGCGGCTCGAGGGCCGCTCGGAGGATCTGGCCCGGGTGAAGCTGGTGGTCGAGGACGGGGTGCTGACGACGCAGGTGGATCGGGGCTCGCTCTTCTCGCGGGGGATGAAGAAGGTGCGCCTCTACGTCACCAATCCGCGCGTGGAGAGCGTGTCCGCCAGCGGAGGCGCGCACGTGAAGGCCGAGGCCACGGCGGCGAGCAGCTTCGAGGTGTCGGCGAGCGGGGGCAGTGAGATCGAGGTCACCGGCCTGGACACGAGGAAGCTCGACGTCGCGGCGAGTGGGGGCTGCGAGGTGTCGCTGAAGGGACAGACGGGAGAGATGCGCGTGGAGGGAAGCGGGGGCTCGGTCATCAAGGCCCGGAAGGTGCAGACCGAGTCACTCGATGTGTCGGCGAGCGGCGGTACTCACGTCGAGGCTTCTCCTGAGAGGAGCCTGACGGGCTCGCTGTCCGGAGGCTCGACGCTGAAGGCCGCGCACAAGCCCGAGAAGGCCCAGGTGAACACCTCGGGAGGCTCCGAGGTCGACTACGAGTAA
- a CDS encoding sensor histidine kinase: MKRRATRSLLELHNENAGNPIPPETLSNLFEPYRRGPEAGACQGSLGPGLFITRQIALAHGGSIHVRSTLEEGTTFTVRLPRHEGQR, from the coding sequence GTGAAGCGACGCGCTACTCGGAGCCTCCTCGAGTTGCACAACGAGAACGCGGGGAACCCCATCCCACCGGAGACCCTGTCGAACCTCTTCGAGCCCTACCGGCGGGGACCGGAGGCCGGTGCGTGTCAGGGCAGCCTTGGTCCGGGGCTCTTCATCACCCGGCAGATCGCCCTCGCCCATGGCGGGAGCATCCATGTACGTTCCACGCTGGAAGAGGGCACCACCTTCACCGTGCGCCTGCCACGGCATGAGGGCCAGAGGTAA